A stretch of the Musa acuminata AAA Group cultivar baxijiao chromosome BXJ2-7, Cavendish_Baxijiao_AAA, whole genome shotgun sequence genome encodes the following:
- the LOC135616896 gene encoding nucleosome assembly protein 1;2-like isoform X1 — MSKDKQQDSVNLADLGAALSEEDRAGLVNALKNKLQSLAGKHTDVLETLRPAVRKRVDVLREIQSQHDELEAKFFEERAALEAKYQKLYEPLYVKRYEIVNGVVEVEGVKDKPTEETPSEDKASEEKGVPGFWLTAMKTNEVLAEEIQERDEEALKYLKDIKWCRIDDPKGFKLEFFFDPNPYFKNTVLTKTYHMIDEDEPILEKAIGTEIEWFPGKCLTQKILKKKPKKGSKNAKPITKTEDCESFFNFFNPPEVPDDDADIDEETAEQLQSQMEVDYDIGSTIKDKIIPHAVSWFTGEAVQDDDELEIEEEDDEEEDDDEEEEEDEDDDDDEDEDEDEEEQTKTKKKSATGHKKSGGEQADRPAECKQQ; from the exons ATGAGCAAGGACAAGCAACAGGATAGCGTCAATCTTGCCGATCTCGGTGCCG CTCTTAGCGAGGAGGATAGAGCCGGTCTCGTCAATGCTCTGAAG AACAAGCTCCAGAGTCTTGCGGGGAAGCATACGGATGTCTTGGAAACGCTCAGACCGGCGGTCAGGAAGCGCGTTGACGTGTTGAGGGAGATCCAG AGCCAACATGACGAACTTGAGGCAAAATTTTTTGAGGAGAGGGCTGCACTTGAAGCTAAATACCAGAAGCTTTATGAGCCATTGTATGTGAAG AGGTATGAGATTGTAAATGGTGTAGTCGAAGTTGAAGGTGTTAAAGACAAACCCACAGAAGAAACCCCTTCTGAGGATAAAGCTAGTGAAG AAAAAGGTGTGCCTGGATTTTGGCTCACTGCTATGAAAACAAATGAAGTGTTAGCTGAGGAG ATTCAAGAGCGTGATGAGGAAGCTCTGAAGTATCTAAAGGATATAAAGTGGTGCAGAATTGATGATCCCAAGGGTTTTAAACTTGAATTTTTCTTCGATCCTAACCCTTATTTTAAGAACACTGTTCTGACAAAAACATATCACATGATCGATGAAGATGAACCAATCTTAGAGAAAGCTATCGG GACGGAGATCGAGTGGTTTCCAGGGAAGTGCTTGACTCAAAAGATACTTAAAAAGAAGCCAAAGAAGGGTTCAAAAAATGCTAAGCCTATAACAAAAACTGAAGATTGTGAgagtttttttaacttttttaatcCACCAGAAGTACCTGATGATGATGCAGATATCGATGAAGAGACT GCTGAGCAATTACAGAGTCAGATGGAAGTCGATTACGATATTGG GTCCACAATCAAAGACAAGATAATTCCTCATGCAGTTTCGTGGTTCACGGGGGAGGCTGTTCAAGATGATGATGAACTGGAAAtagaggaggaggatgatgaagaagaggatgatgatgaagaagaggaagaggacgaggatgatgacgatgatgaggaCGAGGATGAGGATGAAGAAGAACAAACAAAGACAAAGAAAAAG TCGGCTACAGGGCACAAG AAGAGCGGAGGGGAGCAAGCTGACCGGCCAGCCGAGTGCAAACAACAGTAA
- the LOC135616896 gene encoding nucleosome assembly protein 1;2-like isoform X3 has translation MSKDKQQDSVNLADLGAALSEEDRAGLVNALKNKLQSLAGKHTDVLETLRPAVRKRVDVLREIQSQHDELEAKFFEERAALEAKYQKLYEPLYVKRYEIVNGVVEVEGVKDKPTEETPSEDKASEEKGVPGFWLTAMKTNEVLAEEIQERDEEALKYLKDIKWCRIDDPKGFKLEFFFDPNPYFKNTVLTKTYHMIDEDEPILEKAIGTEIEWFPGKCLTQKILKKKPKKGSKNAKPITKTEDCESFFNFFNPPEVPDDDADIDEETAEQLQSQMEVDYDIGSTIKDKIIPHAVSWFTGEAVQDDDELEIEEEDDEEEDDDEEEEEDEDDDDDEDEDEDEEEQTKTKKKKSGGEQADRPAECKQQ, from the exons ATGAGCAAGGACAAGCAACAGGATAGCGTCAATCTTGCCGATCTCGGTGCCG CTCTTAGCGAGGAGGATAGAGCCGGTCTCGTCAATGCTCTGAAG AACAAGCTCCAGAGTCTTGCGGGGAAGCATACGGATGTCTTGGAAACGCTCAGACCGGCGGTCAGGAAGCGCGTTGACGTGTTGAGGGAGATCCAG AGCCAACATGACGAACTTGAGGCAAAATTTTTTGAGGAGAGGGCTGCACTTGAAGCTAAATACCAGAAGCTTTATGAGCCATTGTATGTGAAG AGGTATGAGATTGTAAATGGTGTAGTCGAAGTTGAAGGTGTTAAAGACAAACCCACAGAAGAAACCCCTTCTGAGGATAAAGCTAGTGAAG AAAAAGGTGTGCCTGGATTTTGGCTCACTGCTATGAAAACAAATGAAGTGTTAGCTGAGGAG ATTCAAGAGCGTGATGAGGAAGCTCTGAAGTATCTAAAGGATATAAAGTGGTGCAGAATTGATGATCCCAAGGGTTTTAAACTTGAATTTTTCTTCGATCCTAACCCTTATTTTAAGAACACTGTTCTGACAAAAACATATCACATGATCGATGAAGATGAACCAATCTTAGAGAAAGCTATCGG GACGGAGATCGAGTGGTTTCCAGGGAAGTGCTTGACTCAAAAGATACTTAAAAAGAAGCCAAAGAAGGGTTCAAAAAATGCTAAGCCTATAACAAAAACTGAAGATTGTGAgagtttttttaacttttttaatcCACCAGAAGTACCTGATGATGATGCAGATATCGATGAAGAGACT GCTGAGCAATTACAGAGTCAGATGGAAGTCGATTACGATATTGG GTCCACAATCAAAGACAAGATAATTCCTCATGCAGTTTCGTGGTTCACGGGGGAGGCTGTTCAAGATGATGATGAACTGGAAAtagaggaggaggatgatgaagaagaggatgatgatgaagaagaggaagaggacgaggatgatgacgatgatgaggaCGAGGATGAGGATGAAGAAGAACAAACAAAGACAAAGAAAAAG AAGAGCGGAGGGGAGCAAGCTGACCGGCCAGCCGAGTGCAAACAACAGTAA
- the LOC135616896 gene encoding nucleosome assembly protein 1;2-like isoform X2, whose translation MSKDKQQDSVNLADLALSEEDRAGLVNALKNKLQSLAGKHTDVLETLRPAVRKRVDVLREIQSQHDELEAKFFEERAALEAKYQKLYEPLYVKRYEIVNGVVEVEGVKDKPTEETPSEDKASEEKGVPGFWLTAMKTNEVLAEEIQERDEEALKYLKDIKWCRIDDPKGFKLEFFFDPNPYFKNTVLTKTYHMIDEDEPILEKAIGTEIEWFPGKCLTQKILKKKPKKGSKNAKPITKTEDCESFFNFFNPPEVPDDDADIDEETAEQLQSQMEVDYDIGSTIKDKIIPHAVSWFTGEAVQDDDELEIEEEDDEEEDDDEEEEEDEDDDDDEDEDEDEEEQTKTKKKSATGHKKSGGEQADRPAECKQQ comes from the exons ATGAGCAAGGACAAGCAACAGGATAGCGTCAATCTTGCCGATCTCG CTCTTAGCGAGGAGGATAGAGCCGGTCTCGTCAATGCTCTGAAG AACAAGCTCCAGAGTCTTGCGGGGAAGCATACGGATGTCTTGGAAACGCTCAGACCGGCGGTCAGGAAGCGCGTTGACGTGTTGAGGGAGATCCAG AGCCAACATGACGAACTTGAGGCAAAATTTTTTGAGGAGAGGGCTGCACTTGAAGCTAAATACCAGAAGCTTTATGAGCCATTGTATGTGAAG AGGTATGAGATTGTAAATGGTGTAGTCGAAGTTGAAGGTGTTAAAGACAAACCCACAGAAGAAACCCCTTCTGAGGATAAAGCTAGTGAAG AAAAAGGTGTGCCTGGATTTTGGCTCACTGCTATGAAAACAAATGAAGTGTTAGCTGAGGAG ATTCAAGAGCGTGATGAGGAAGCTCTGAAGTATCTAAAGGATATAAAGTGGTGCAGAATTGATGATCCCAAGGGTTTTAAACTTGAATTTTTCTTCGATCCTAACCCTTATTTTAAGAACACTGTTCTGACAAAAACATATCACATGATCGATGAAGATGAACCAATCTTAGAGAAAGCTATCGG GACGGAGATCGAGTGGTTTCCAGGGAAGTGCTTGACTCAAAAGATACTTAAAAAGAAGCCAAAGAAGGGTTCAAAAAATGCTAAGCCTATAACAAAAACTGAAGATTGTGAgagtttttttaacttttttaatcCACCAGAAGTACCTGATGATGATGCAGATATCGATGAAGAGACT GCTGAGCAATTACAGAGTCAGATGGAAGTCGATTACGATATTGG GTCCACAATCAAAGACAAGATAATTCCTCATGCAGTTTCGTGGTTCACGGGGGAGGCTGTTCAAGATGATGATGAACTGGAAAtagaggaggaggatgatgaagaagaggatgatgatgaagaagaggaagaggacgaggatgatgacgatgatgaggaCGAGGATGAGGATGAAGAAGAACAAACAAAGACAAAGAAAAAG TCGGCTACAGGGCACAAG AAGAGCGGAGGGGAGCAAGCTGACCGGCCAGCCGAGTGCAAACAACAGTAA
- the LOC135582688 gene encoding putative GATA transcription factor 22: MSPFDLNHAADIPLSEGDQDRTSHPLFTVVAANETSSFSCPIFFNDPHDHGADGGHDSLPKQLPQQEPKDHSLMIGELNYHWVCTTEEEDEMGIMKKMMMSSEGGKPRGDQIQAEQVRVCSNCSTTKTPLWRSGPHGPKSLCNACGIRQRKARRAMEAAAMNSGVIPSDATSGTHREKKQDMHDSRVPFKKRKLLFRGTNSAALHEVFPQDERDAATLLMALSCGLIRS, translated from the exons ATGTCTCCATTCGACTTGAACCACGCTGCTGATATCCCTCTGTCGGAGGGAGATCAAGATCGAACCAGTCACCCTCTCTTCACAGTAGTAGCTGCAAACGAGACCTCTTCATTCTCATGTCCCATTTTCTTCAACGACCCTCATGATCATGGAGCGGATGGTGGACACGACTCCCTCCCAAAACAGTTACCGCAACAAGAG CCCAAGGATCACTCGTTGATGATCGGTGAGTTAAACTATCACTGGGTATGTACTACAGAAGAAGAGGATGAGATGGGGAtcatgaagaagatgatgatgagttCTGAAGGTGGAAAACCAAGAGGAGACCAAATACAAGCTGAGCAAGTCAGAGTCTGCTCTAACTGTAGCACAACGAAGACTCCTCTGTGGAGAAGCGGCCCTCACGGCCCCAAG TCCCTCTGTAATGCTTGTGGAATACGACAGCGGAAGGCGAGACGGGCAATGGAAGCTGCTGCCATGAACAGTGGGGTGATCCCCTCCGATGCCACAAGCGGGACACACAGAGAGAAGAAGCAAGACATGCATGACAGTCGCGTCCCGTTTAAGAAGAGGAAGCTGCTCTTTCGTGGCACCAACTCAGCTGCACTCCACGAGGTGTTCCCACAGGATGAAAGAGACGCGGCTACATTGTTGATGGCTCTCTCTTGTGGCCTAATCCGGAGTTGA